The Anabaena sp. WA102 genome contains a region encoding:
- a CDS encoding COP23 domain-containing protein codes for MSLQSLRVLLLSSLGCSLFFGNTVAFAQVVVPTIPSGSSTTVPSGSSTTIPTSTTVDSSARFSCQSNNGQFTVMYQPQSQPGQYFAWAAPQSLGGGWDAQKRCQAIATRLESYRPDGLQELQIAVENSENIICVTTEAQPSCRIVLTVPRGKDPYTIRNSVFQNLTTADSGQQTIAVNTYTNRNSSNGNSLYSLGQTLLGGSKNQVTSTKGGINLKPYLDPKDGGTGGKLRNGVAIKGSTTRQSPNRLNPGRFR; via the coding sequence ATGTCATTACAATCACTTCGGGTTTTATTGTTGAGTAGTTTGGGCTGTTCTTTATTTTTTGGTAACACTGTGGCTTTTGCTCAAGTTGTTGTTCCTACAATACCATCAGGTTCATCTACTACAGTACCATCAGGTTCATCAACCACCATCCCAACTTCCACCACAGTTGACAGTAGCGCCAGATTTAGTTGCCAGTCTAACAATGGACAGTTTACAGTCATGTATCAGCCCCAAAGTCAACCAGGACAATACTTTGCTTGGGCTGCACCTCAGAGTTTAGGAGGCGGGTGGGATGCTCAGAAACGTTGTCAAGCGATCGCCACCCGTTTAGAATCATATCGCCCAGATGGATTACAAGAACTGCAAATAGCCGTAGAAAATAGCGAAAATATTATCTGTGTCACCACCGAAGCCCAACCCAGTTGTCGAATTGTCTTAACAGTCCCTCGTGGCAAAGATCCTTATACTATTCGCAATAGTGTATTCCAAAATTTAACTACTGCTGATAGTGGACAACAAACTATTGCTGTCAATACTTACACTAATCGTAATAGCAGTAATGGTAATAGCTTATACAGTCTCGGACAAACGCTTTTAGGTGGTAGCAAGAATCAAGTTACTTCTACTAAAGGTGGGATTAATTTGAAACCATACCTTGATCCTAAAGATGGTGGTACTGGTGGAAAACTGAGAAATGGAGTAGCAATTAAAGGTAGTACCACACGCCAAAGCCCCAATCGGCTAAATCCGGGCAGATTTCGTTAA